The following DNA comes from Triticum aestivum cultivar Chinese Spring chromosome 3D, IWGSC CS RefSeq v2.1, whole genome shotgun sequence.
CACTGCAAACCCTTATACCAGATCTCTGGCAAGTTGTATTCCTTCACGAATGGGCATACATCTCCATGGCTTGAGCTCTAGCCGCAAACCAAACCGGTACCAAACTGCGTGCGCCCATACAAAGCTTTCCGTCAGAGCTTCCAACCACAAGTCCTGTGCTGCCATAACCACCCAGTTCAAGGAATGAAGCGTCGACATTGATTTTCAGGCTTCCCCTTTTCCGGCGAGCAGTCTCCATTATACTATAACGCTATACATCTATACATTCGCAAGCAAGTGATTACATGACAGCACCACCGTCGCCATGGTCATGGTGAGCCACCCTCTTCTTGTACACATAGACGCGCGAGACGACCACGAACGCGGCCAGCTCCGCCGCGCAGAGCCCGGCGAGCAGCCAGTAGAAGTAGTCGAGGTGCGCGCGGTTGAGGTTGTTGGAGAACCAGCTGGCGCCGCCCTTCTTGGTGGCGCCGTCGATGGCGGAGATGAGGAAGCTGCTGAGGAAGTGGCCCACCCCGAAGATGCTGAGGAAGAAGGCCAGCCCCAGGCTGCGCAGCGCGTCGGGGACCTGGTCGTAGAAGAACTCCTGCAGCCCGATCATGGCGAACACGTCCGACAGCCCGAACAGCACGTACTGCGGCACCATCCACCACAGGCTCATCGGCAGCGCCGCCTTGGGGTCGTCCACGAGCCCGGCGTCCCTCGCCACGCCCAGCCGCCTCGCCTCCACCAGCGCCGCCACCACCATGGCCACGAGGGCGAGGACCAGCCCCGTGCCGATCCTCTGCAGCATGGTGATTCCCGAGGACAGGCGCGTGAACCGCCGGGCGGCGGGCACGAAGAGACGGTCGTAGACAGggatgaaggtgatgatggtcaGGCTGATGAACGTCTGCAGCGCCGCCGGCGGCACGCGGAAGGTGGCGCCGATCCGCCGGTCCAGCGTCGCGGCCTGCTTCGTGAAGAAGGTGGACGACTGGGAGAAGATGACGGCGTAGATGATGCACGTCGCCCAGATGGGGAACAGCCGCAGCAGGCCCCGAACCTCCTCCCGGTGCTCCGCGTTGAACTCACCATCCTCACCCGCAAGAGTGCTGCTCGTCACAagagagaccaaacacatcaaTTTCCACCGTAATCAATGTAAGCCTGATTGGATGATGCATTCAGAAATCTCATGGCGAAATTGCAGATTTCAAACGAGAATGATGGATGATGAGTGATCATACTTGGCGCATTGGCTGGACTTGGAGCCTTTGAGGAGCGCGACGAAGGCCCTGGCGAGGCGGGCGAAGGGGCTGGACTGGGTGGAGGTGTAGTAGCGGTAGCGGCGGGTGCCGAGCAGGAACATGGCGAGCGCGAGGACCATGACGAGGCAGGGGATGCCGAAGCCGAGGCCCCAGCCGATGTTGTCCTGGATGTAGCTGGAGAccatggtggtggcggcggtgccgGAGCACATGCCGAagtaccaccagttgaagaaggAGCTCCGGGAGACGGACTCCTCGGGGTGGTGCTGGTCGAACTGGTCGGCCCCGAACGCCTGCGCGCAGGGCTTGTGCCCGGCCTCCGCCAGCGCCACCAGGTAGAGCGAGACGTAGAAGATGGTCACCTGcaccggcgacggcgagcacgcgCCCGAGAGCGAGGTGAAGCTGGTGCACCCGTCCGAGTGGAACACCGGGAGCGCCGAGGACAGGGTCAGCATGCCCATGCTCTGCAACGGCAACCCGGCTGTCAGTGGTCAGCCGGACGCACTTCTCTGTCAGTGGAAGCGCGCGAGCTTGATTGGGGGAGGGCGGACAGAAAGGGGTTCGTTCATGGAGCACTTTTTTTGTCAAAAGGGAATTTTTACGGGAGGGGAAAAGCGGGCTGACCACGACGAAGAGGACGGAGGCGAGCACGATGGTGCGGAATCTGCCGAGCCAGGCGTCGGCGACGCAGGCCACCAGCAGCGGCAGCATCGTGGCCACGCCGCTCCACGCGTTGATcgccgcggcggcgccggccgTGGACTCCCCCAGCGGCCCCGTGAGGTAGCTGATGAGGTTGGCCGACACCCCGTGGTACGCGAACCGCTCCGCGATCTCCACACCTTGAATCCCAAGGACACAGAAAGGAACCCAAATTAAGACCACCCCTCGATCGATGATCATCATGGGCTGGATCGGGGGCCGTACGTACCGAGGACGAACATGGCGGCGGACCATCGGCCGGTGGAGGCGCGCGGGGCGGGGCCGCCGCGGAAGTCGACGACGCCGGGCACGGCGCCGTCGGAGCGGGGCAGGAGGAGGGCGCGGGTGGCGTCCATTCTTCTTCAGTTGGGTCTGGTCTGGCCTGTCGCGTGTGCGTGCCGGCAAATCAAACCGGAAGGGGCTGCTGCACAAAGGATAATGCGACGGGGGCCGGGGCTATCATCATATACCGTGGCGGCCGGCTGAGGTGCAGTACGGGATCGGGCCAGCGCGCAGCACGACGGACGGGCTCGGACAAGGAGGTACACGACACGATTCACGCTGCAATCCGCCCTTTTTCTTCGCTTTTCGCTAACAAAATACGCTCTTTTTCTTCTCTGGGAATCTTCTGCTAAGCACTAGTAAATGGACCGTGCGACTTTACACGGATGTGTACGCCTCACGTGGTGGGTAAATTGATAATGATGCTGCCCATGATATCCTTTCCAGCAAAGGAAAATGTGGTGCTGTCCCCAGCAATGGCATTGGCGTGCACGGCGACGGCGGGCGCACCGGGAGGCGGCCATGGATGTATCATGATTCCATCCTGAATTCGTACTGTGTGATGACGCGGGTGAAGAGGGGTGTGCGGTAGAGTGGGAGAATCACGCCACCTACTCGAATCGGAGCGGGGGTTGCGGGGGATGGGATGGGAGGAGACGTGCGTATGCGGAGAGGCGACCTGATCCGGTTCTGGGGTTGGCGCGGCCCCGTTTGGCCGGTTGCGTCGCGCGGAATCGCGTGGGCATCGCCCGGATCTCTTGCGGGAGATGTCAGCCTGGTACTCCCTTAATCTGACGAATGAGACTCCTTTTATAAAGCTAAGATAAGTCATTGATGTACCCTCGAAAAAAAAGATGTTCCTAAAGCCCTGTTTTTAAAACAACTCTTCGATTCATAGGATTTTCAAATAAATCCTAATATATTAGAATTTTCAATAGTTATTTAAGTATCAGTCGTTTGATCTGTAGGAACAATTTCTTTGCGCCACATCTCATAGAAAATATAGCATACATTTTTTTTGTTGCATAAAGACCAGATCTTGATCGGAAGTAGTACAAaccatctcaaacataataaagaTTACATCGAGATTTTGAGACCATCGAACGACCACTATCGACGCCAGAACGAGCCGCTATCGCCGCTTCTTTAGCGGAGccagcttgaccttgtcgatgacagttgAGAACTCTTGCATAGATCTGAAGTAACAGCAATGGAGCCTCGAGCGTCGCCGTTGAACCCGTGCATAAATTTGAAGTACATAGCACCAAATCTCGCTACATGATGAGAAACACTAATCTCACCGCCCTAAGGCGATGGCAGGAATCTATGCCGGAGCTCCGTCGACTACGAATCTATGTCGGAGCTCCGTCGACTACATCCAGACAGACGAACTCAAGGAGGATCAGTGTCCGGAGGACAAACTCAAAGAAGGAGCGCCTCCATCCGCCTGAGCGTCGCACCTGCGAGGATTATACCCTAATCTAAACTACTAACCAGAGTGAAGGCACCGGGATTTCCCTCCCCGCCACCGGCCACCATAGTGGCATGCAGAGGTTAGGCGAATCCATGGGCTCGTCAGTGAAGTCTGGAGGGAAGAATTTGCGCCTAGGGTTAGCGGAGAAAAACGAGAGAAAATTTAGCATACACTtaggcctatatatatatatatatttgtcttTTAATCAAATGAACCAAAATCATGCAGGAAGAATGGGCATGCCATTTCAATCCTGCATTTTTACAAGCTCATGAATCAAAAAGACCCTAGGTTCTCAAACTTTCTTAAAGGGTCATGGTCTCTTGTATGTACCCGCAAAAAAAGGGTCTTTGTATCTTCCCAAAGCTACCGTATTTGTTGAGGAGGTGCA
Coding sequences within:
- the LOC123079915 gene encoding protein NRT1/ PTR FAMILY 5.10 isoform X1: MDATRALLLPRSDGAVPGVVDFRGGPAPRASTGRWSAAMFVLGVEIAERFAYHGVSANLISYLTGPLGESTAGAAAAINAWSGVATMLPLLVACVADAWLGRFRTIVLASVLFVVSMGMLTLSSALPVFHSDGCTSFTSLSGACSPSPVQVTIFYVSLYLVALAEAGHKPCAQAFGADQFDQHHPEESVSRSSFFNWWYFGMCSGTAATTMVSSYIQDNIGWGLGFGIPCLVMVLALAMFLLGTRRYRYYTSTQSSPFARLARAFVALLKGSKSSQCANTLAGEDGEFNAEHREEVRGLLRLFPIWATCIIYAVIFSQSSTFFTKQAATLDRRIGATFRVPPAALQTFISLTIITFIPVYDRLFVPAARRFTRLSSGITMLQRIGTGLVLALVAMVVAALVEARRLGVARDAGLVDDPKAALPMSLWWMVPQYVLFGLSDVFAMIGLQEFFYDQVPDALRSLGLAFFLSIFGVGHFLSSFLISAIDGATKKGGASWFSNNLNRAHLDYFYWLLAGLCAAELAAFVVVSRVYVYKKRVAHHDHGDGGAVM
- the LOC123079915 gene encoding protein NRT1/ PTR FAMILY 5.10 isoform X2, with protein sequence MVRRHVRPRCGDRGAVRVPRGVGQPHQLPHGAAGGVHGRRRRGDQRVERRGHDAAAAGGLRRRRLARQIPHHRARLRPLRRAGLPLQSMGMLTLSSALPVFHSDGCTSFTSLSGACSPSPVQVTIFYVSLYLVALAEAGHKPCAQAFGADQFDQHHPEESVSRSSFFNWWYFGMCSGTAATTMVSSYIQDNIGWGLGFGIPCLVMVLALAMFLLGTRRYRYYTSTQSSPFARLARAFVALLKGSKSSQCANTLAGEDGEFNAEHREEVRGLLRLFPIWATCIIYAVIFSQSSTFFTKQAATLDRRIGATFRVPPAALQTFISLTIITFIPVYDRLFVPAARRFTRLSSGITMLQRIGTGLVLALVAMVVAALVEARRLGVARDAGLVDDPKAALPMSLWWMVPQYVLFGLSDVFAMIGLQEFFYDQVPDALRSLGLAFFLSIFGVGHFLSSFLISAIDGATKKGGASWFSNNLNRAHLDYFYWLLAGLCAAELAAFVVVSRVYVYKKRVAHHDHGDGGAVM